The Methylobacterium sp. PvR107 genome contains a region encoding:
- the araD gene encoding L-arabinonate dehydratase: MTARKKTLGDLRSQRWFGATDLRSFGHRSRMLQMGYERADFTGKPIVGIINTWSDINPCHLHFRERVEQVKRGVWQAGGFPIELPALSLSENFVKPTTMLYRNLLAMEVEELLRQHPVDGAVLMGGCDKTTPGTVMGGISMNLPMIFLPAGPMMRGHSGGTILGSGSDVWKYWAEKEAGNITTQEWNDMEAGIARSAGTCMTMGTASTMTSITEALGLSLPGSASIPAADADHPRMAGACGRRIVEMIWEDLKPSDILDRRSIDNALVVHNALAGSTNAMIHLVAMAGRAGIPVKLTEFDDFAQKVPVIANLRPSGQWLMEDFHIAGGIRALMVRLAPLLHLDARSVTGATIGDGLAGMKVFNDDVIRPLDRPIVSMGGTAILYGNLAPDGCVIKPPAADPRFLNHTGPALVFDSYDAMNAAVNDLTLDVTPDHVMILRNAGPIGGPGMPEWGMLPIPKVLLRQGVRDMVRISDARMSGTSYGACILHVAPESAAGGPLAAVRDGDLITVDVPGRRIHLHLDEAEIVARVKAFVPPDRAYPRGYNRLFAQHVRQAHEGCDFDFLEGAGGIPEPEIH; encoded by the coding sequence ATGACCGCGCGCAAGAAGACCCTGGGCGACCTGCGCAGCCAGCGCTGGTTCGGCGCCACCGACCTGCGCAGCTTCGGCCACCGCTCCCGCATGCTGCAGATGGGCTACGAGCGGGCGGATTTCACCGGCAAGCCGATCGTCGGCATCATCAACACCTGGAGCGACATCAACCCCTGCCACCTGCATTTCCGCGAGCGGGTGGAGCAGGTGAAGCGCGGTGTTTGGCAGGCGGGAGGCTTCCCGATCGAGCTGCCGGCGCTGTCGCTGTCCGAGAACTTCGTCAAGCCGACCACGATGCTCTACCGCAACCTCCTGGCCATGGAGGTGGAGGAGCTGCTGCGCCAGCATCCGGTGGACGGCGCGGTGCTGATGGGCGGCTGCGACAAGACCACGCCCGGCACCGTGATGGGCGGGATCTCCATGAACCTGCCGATGATCTTCCTCCCGGCCGGACCGATGATGCGCGGGCATTCCGGCGGCACGATCCTCGGCTCGGGCTCCGACGTCTGGAAGTACTGGGCCGAGAAGGAAGCCGGGAATATCACCACACAGGAATGGAACGACATGGAGGCGGGCATCGCCCGCTCGGCCGGCACCTGCATGACCATGGGCACCGCCTCGACCATGACGTCGATCACCGAGGCGCTGGGGCTGTCGCTGCCCGGCTCGGCCTCGATCCCGGCGGCCGATGCCGACCATCCGCGCATGGCCGGCGCCTGCGGCCGGCGGATCGTCGAGATGATCTGGGAGGACCTGAAACCCTCCGACATCCTCGACCGTCGGTCGATCGACAACGCGCTGGTCGTCCACAACGCTTTGGCCGGCTCGACCAACGCCATGATCCACCTCGTGGCCATGGCCGGGCGCGCCGGCATCCCGGTCAAGCTCACCGAGTTCGATGACTTCGCCCAGAAGGTGCCGGTAATCGCCAATCTCCGTCCCTCGGGGCAGTGGCTGATGGAGGATTTCCACATCGCGGGCGGTATCCGCGCGCTGATGGTGCGGCTCGCCCCGCTCCTCCACCTCGACGCCCGCTCGGTCACCGGCGCCACGATCGGCGACGGACTCGCCGGCATGAAGGTGTTCAACGACGACGTGATCCGGCCGCTCGACCGGCCGATCGTGTCCATGGGCGGGACCGCGATCCTGTACGGCAACCTCGCCCCCGACGGCTGCGTGATCAAGCCGCCGGCCGCCGACCCGCGCTTCCTGAACCATACCGGGCCCGCGCTGGTCTTCGACAGCTACGACGCGATGAACGCCGCGGTGAACGACCTCACCCTCGACGTCACCCCCGACCACGTGATGATCCTGCGCAATGCCGGCCCGATCGGCGGTCCCGGCATGCCCGAATGGGGCATGCTGCCGATCCCCAAGGTCCTGCTCCGGCAGGGCGTGCGCGACATGGTCCGCATCTCGGACGCGCGGATGAGCGGCACGAGCTACGGCGCCTGCATCCTGCACGTGGCGCCGGAATCGGCCGCGGGCGGCCCCCTCGCGGCAGTGCGCGACGGCGACCTGATCACGGTGGACGTGCCCGGGCGGCGGATCCACCTGCACCTCGACGAGGCCGAGATCGTCGCGCGGGTGAAGGCTTTCGTGCCGCCGGACCGGGCCTATCCGCGGGGTTACAACCGCCTGTTCGCCCAGCACGTGCGCCAAGCGCATGAGGGGTGCGATTTCGACTTTCTGGAGGGCGCCGGGGGGATCCCGGAACCCGAGATTCACTGA
- a CDS encoding SMP-30/gluconolactonase/LRE family protein, with the protein MVMIARRGLLAGAALVGAARAAGAGWEPSTRVPDPSVEILDPAFAKYRLASATVERVATGFRWAEGPVWFGDMGSLLFSDVVNDRIMKWEEASGRLSVFRKPSNYANGNTRDRQGRLITCQHRTRSVTRTEYDGSLTTLMDRFDGKPLNSPNDVVCHSDGAVWFTDPAFGPNPHESMAAPELPGNVYRIDPKTGQASVAVEGVAGPNGLCFSPDESKLYVIEARAKPNRLIRVYDVVENGTKTANGRVFYDAGTGTPDGFRVDVDGNLWCGWGMSEAEDGVIVLSPQAKLIGRIRLPERCANLCFGGINRNLLLMTASHAVYSLYVNTRGAGTC; encoded by the coding sequence ATGGTCATGATCGCACGCAGGGGGCTGCTCGCCGGGGCGGCCCTCGTGGGCGCCGCGCGGGCGGCCGGAGCCGGCTGGGAGCCGTCTACGCGGGTGCCGGATCCGTCCGTCGAGATCCTCGATCCGGCCTTCGCAAAGTACCGGCTCGCCTCGGCGACGGTGGAGCGGGTCGCCACCGGCTTCCGCTGGGCGGAGGGGCCGGTCTGGTTCGGCGACATGGGATCGCTGCTGTTCAGCGACGTTGTCAACGACCGGATCATGAAGTGGGAAGAGGCTTCGGGCAGGCTCTCGGTGTTCCGCAAGCCGTCGAACTACGCGAACGGCAACACCCGCGACCGACAGGGCCGCCTGATCACCTGCCAGCACCGGACCCGCAGCGTGACCCGGACCGAGTACGACGGCAGCCTCACCACGCTGATGGACCGATTCGACGGCAAGCCGCTGAACTCGCCCAACGACGTGGTCTGCCATTCCGACGGCGCGGTCTGGTTCACCGATCCGGCCTTCGGGCCGAACCCGCACGAGTCGATGGCCGCGCCGGAGCTGCCCGGCAACGTCTACCGGATCGACCCGAAGACGGGACAGGCGAGCGTTGCCGTGGAAGGCGTGGCGGGTCCGAACGGGCTCTGCTTCTCGCCGGACGAGTCCAAGCTCTACGTCATCGAGGCCCGGGCGAAGCCCAACCGGCTGATCCGCGTCTACGACGTGGTCGAGAACGGCACCAAGACCGCGAACGGCCGCGTGTTCTACGATGCCGGCACCGGCACGCCGGACGGGTTCCGGGTCGATGTCGACGGCAACCTCTGGTGCGGCTGGGGGATGAGCGAGGCCGAGGACGGGGTCATCGTGCTCTCGCCGCAGGCCAAGCTGATCGGTCGGATCCGCCTGCCGGAGCGCTGCGCCAACCTGTGCTTCGGGGGTATCAACCGCAACCTGCTGCTGATGACCGCCTCGCACGCGGTCTATTCACTCTACGTGAACACGCGGGGTGCGGGGACCTGCTGA
- a CDS encoding histidine phosphatase family protein produces MSGRSFPQITLVRHGETAWSRLGRHTGRSDIPLTLAGEAAARALAPRLEARSYAAVWSSPSSRAAATCALAGYGDPRAIDPDLAEWDYGIYEGRTTTAILAERPGWRLFRDGCPGGETAADVGIRADRVIARARDLDAELLVFSSAHCLRVLAARWIGLPPEAGALLVLGTASISVLGYEHDRTEPVLRAWNGEALP; encoded by the coding sequence ATGTCCGGACGCTCATTTCCGCAGATCACGTTGGTTCGTCACGGCGAGACCGCGTGGAGTCGCTTGGGCCGGCATACAGGACGCAGCGACATCCCGCTCACGCTCGCCGGCGAGGCCGCCGCGCGGGCCCTCGCCCCGCGCCTCGAGGCGCGATCCTACGCGGCGGTCTGGTCGAGCCCGTCGAGTCGCGCGGCCGCCACCTGCGCGCTCGCGGGTTACGGCGATCCCCGCGCGATCGACCCGGATCTCGCCGAATGGGATTACGGGATCTACGAAGGACGGACGACGACGGCGATCCTGGCCGAGCGCCCGGGCTGGCGCCTGTTCCGCGATGGTTGCCCGGGCGGCGAGACGGCCGCCGATGTCGGGATCCGGGCGGACCGGGTCATCGCGCGGGCCCGGGATCTCGATGCCGAGCTCCTCGTGTTCTCGAGCGCGCATTGTCTGCGGGTGCTCGCCGCGCGCTGGATCGGCCTGCCGCCGGAGGCCGGAGCGCTCCTCGTTCTCGGCACCGCCAGCATCTCCGTGCTCGGCTACGAGCACGACCGTACCGAGCCGGTCCTGCGGGCCTGGAACGGCGAGGCCCTGCCCTAG
- the metF gene encoding methylenetetrahydrofolate reductase [NAD(P)H]: protein MRRSTQRASRDGYHPIRVSIEFFPPKTDEMEKILWASIERLAPLQPSFVSVTYGAGGSTRERTHNTVARMVRETSLKPAAHLTCVDASREEIDAVVQSYWDAGVRHIVALRGDPAEGVGHAYRPHPEGYASTAELVEGIKRIGDFKVSVSAYPEKHPEAASLDADIDALKAKVDAGADQAITQFFFENEIYLRYLDKVRAAGITIPIIPGILPVQNFKQAANFARRTGASVPYWLAARFEGLENDVETRRLVAGAVAAEQVLDLVDEGVNDFHFYSMNRSDLVYAICHLLGLRAQAPKLAAAKAAA, encoded by the coding sequence ATGCGCCGCTCCACTCAACGCGCCAGCCGCGACGGCTACCACCCGATCCGCGTCTCGATCGAGTTCTTCCCGCCGAAGACCGACGAGATGGAGAAGATCCTGTGGGCCTCGATCGAGCGCCTCGCGCCGCTGCAGCCGAGCTTCGTCTCGGTGACCTACGGGGCCGGCGGCTCGACCCGCGAGCGCACCCACAACACGGTGGCCCGGATGGTCCGCGAGACCAGCCTCAAGCCGGCCGCCCACCTCACCTGCGTGGACGCGAGCCGCGAGGAGATCGACGCGGTGGTCCAATCCTACTGGGATGCGGGCGTGCGCCACATCGTGGCGCTGCGCGGCGACCCGGCCGAGGGCGTGGGCCACGCCTACCGGCCGCATCCCGAGGGCTACGCTTCGACCGCCGAGCTGGTCGAGGGGATCAAGCGGATCGGCGACTTCAAGGTCTCGGTCTCAGCCTACCCGGAGAAGCACCCCGAGGCGGCCTCGCTCGACGCCGACATCGACGCCCTGAAGGCGAAGGTCGATGCCGGGGCCGACCAGGCGATCACCCAGTTCTTCTTCGAGAACGAGATCTACCTGCGCTACCTGGACAAGGTCCGGGCCGCCGGGATCACGATCCCGATCATCCCGGGCATCCTGCCGGTGCAGAACTTCAAGCAGGCGGCGAACTTCGCCCGCCGCACCGGCGCCTCGGTGCCGTACTGGCTGGCCGCCCGGTTCGAGGGGCTGGAGAACGACGTCGAGACCCGCCGGCTCGTGGCCGGCGCCGTGGCGGCCGAGCAGGTGCTCGACCTCGTGGACGAGGGCGTCAACGACTTCCACTTCTACTCGATGAATCGCTCGGATCTGGTCTACGCGATCTGCCACCTGCTCGGCCTGCGCGCGCAGGCGCCGAAGCTGGCAGCCGCGAAGGCCGCGGCTTGA
- a CDS encoding bestrophin family protein encodes MIVRTRPNLLTLLFTLRGSILPRVAPKLAGIVAVSCAVVWAEARWPAIFPMTAGVTPFTLVGLALSIFLSFRNNACYERWWEARKLWGSLIGEVRNLARALPALLPDADAAPQLRRLSAFAHGLRARLRDLDEAAAVDGKMPGSDSTGPNPTDSVLAAMTRDLAAAMRAGRLTDIQFGILESRIEALSAVHTACERIANTPLPFAYTLLVYRTAWLYCLLLPVGLTGSMGWGTPVVVALVGYTFFGLDALGDELEEPFGTEPNDLPLDAMVRTVDRIVHHALGEPMPEALTPDGYWLR; translated from the coding sequence ATGATCGTCCGCACCCGGCCCAACCTGCTCACCCTGCTGTTCACCCTGCGCGGGTCGATCCTGCCGCGGGTGGCGCCGAAGCTCGCCGGGATCGTGGCGGTCTCCTGTGCGGTGGTCTGGGCCGAGGCGCGCTGGCCCGCGATCTTCCCGATGACGGCCGGAGTCACGCCCTTCACCCTGGTGGGCCTTGCGCTCTCGATCTTCCTGAGCTTCCGCAACAACGCCTGCTACGAGCGCTGGTGGGAGGCCCGGAAGCTTTGGGGCAGCCTGATCGGCGAGGTGCGCAACCTCGCCCGCGCCCTGCCGGCGCTGCTGCCGGATGCGGACGCGGCCCCCCAGCTCCGGCGGCTCTCCGCCTTCGCGCACGGCTTGCGGGCGCGCCTGCGCGATCTCGATGAAGCCGCGGCCGTCGACGGGAAAATGCCGGGCTCGGACAGCACCGGCCCCAACCCCACGGACTCGGTCCTGGCCGCGATGACGCGCGACCTTGCGGCTGCGATGCGGGCGGGTCGGCTCACCGACATCCAGTTCGGCATCCTGGAATCGCGGATCGAGGCGCTGTCGGCGGTGCACACCGCCTGCGAGCGCATCGCCAACACGCCGCTGCCCTTCGCCTACACGCTGCTGGTCTACCGCACCGCCTGGCTCTACTGCCTGCTCCTGCCGGTGGGGCTTACCGGCTCCATGGGCTGGGGGACACCGGTCGTGGTCGCGCTGGTCGGCTACACCTTCTTCGGCCTCGACGCGCTCGGCGACGAGCTGGAGGAGCCGTTCGGAACCGAGCCGAACGACCTGCCTCTCGACGCGATGGTCCGCACCGTCGACCGCATCGTGCATCACGCGCTCGGCGAGCCGATGCCGGAGGCGCTGACCCCGGACGGGTACTGGCTGCGCTAG
- a CDS encoding ROK family protein has translation MGQPAGARLGIDLGGTKIAGIVLDRDGSTLAEARVAAPRGEYGATVEAVTALVLKLEGMAGTPCTVGIGMPGSLSPATGLVRNANSYWLNGQPFGDDLTRRLNRPLRIENDANCLAVSEAIDGAGAGARVVWAVILGTGVGSGIAIDGRVLTGRNGIAGEWGHGPLPYPRDDERPGPDCYCGRRGCIETWLAGPGLAADHGRRHGATQTAEAVVAAARAGSPEARDTLAIHLDRLGRAAAQVINLLDPDVVVIGGGLSRIPELINGLPGAIAPHVFSDAFDTPVRESLHGDASGVRGAAWLWEAPPG, from the coding sequence ATGGGCCAGCCCGCAGGCGCGCGCCTCGGCATCGACCTCGGCGGCACCAAGATCGCCGGGATCGTGCTGGACCGGGACGGCAGCACCTTGGCCGAAGCGCGGGTCGCTGCCCCGCGCGGCGAGTATGGAGCCACCGTCGAGGCGGTGACGGCCCTCGTGCTGAAGCTCGAGGGGATGGCCGGGACGCCCTGCACGGTCGGCATCGGCATGCCGGGCAGCCTCTCGCCCGCGACCGGCCTCGTGCGCAACGCCAATTCCTACTGGCTCAATGGACAGCCCTTCGGCGACGACCTGACGCGGCGGCTGAATCGGCCGCTGCGGATCGAGAACGACGCCAATTGCCTGGCGGTTTCGGAGGCGATCGACGGCGCCGGTGCCGGCGCACGGGTCGTCTGGGCGGTGATCCTGGGCACCGGGGTCGGATCGGGCATCGCCATCGACGGCCGGGTGCTCACGGGCCGCAACGGCATCGCGGGCGAATGGGGCCACGGCCCGCTGCCCTATCCGCGCGACGACGAGCGCCCGGGCCCCGACTGCTATTGCGGCCGCCGGGGCTGCATCGAGACGTGGCTGGCCGGTCCCGGCCTCGCGGCCGATCACGGCCGGCGGCACGGCGCGACCCAAACCGCTGAGGCGGTCGTCGCAGCGGCCCGGGCGGGCAGTCCGGAGGCGCGGGACACGCTCGCAATCCATCTCGACCGGCTCGGGCGCGCGGCCGCGCAGGTGATCAACCTCCTCGACCCGGATGTCGTCGTGATCGGCGGCGGCCTGTCCCGCATTCCCGAGCTGATTAACGGCCTGCCCGGCGCGATCGCCCCCCACGTCTTCTCCGACGCCTTCGACACGCCGGTGCGGGAGAGCCTCCACGGCGATGCCTCGGGCGTCCGCGGGGCAGCGTGGCTGTGGGAGGCGCCGCCCGGCTGA
- the metH gene encoding methionine synthase has product MTAFAPVDGTEIAQALRQRAAEKILVLDGAMGTVIQRLKYSEEDFRGDRFKEHGHDQKGNNDLLILTQPDAIRQIHLDYFLAGADVCETNTFSGTTIAQADYGMESIIHELNAQGARLAREAAKLAEEKDGRRRFVAGAIGPTNRTLSISPDVNDPGFRAVTFDQVKQAYVEQIRGLIDGGAELILIETIFDTLNAKAAVAAAWQVFDETGIRLPIQISGTITDLSGRTLSGQTPAAFWHSLRHSEPLTFGLNCALGAREMRGHIAELSRICDTLVCAYPNAGLPNEFGLYDESPEAMGKLVGEFAESGLVNMVGGCCGTTPDHIRAIAEAVAGKAPRPIPEVPRLMRLSGLEPFVLTPEIPFVNVGERTNVTGSAKFRKLITNGDYAAALDVARDQVAAGAQVIDVNMDEGLLDSQKAMVEFLNLVAAEPDIARVPVMVDSSKFEVIEAGLKCIQGKPIVNSISMKEGEEKFIEAAKVCRSYGAAVVVMAFDEQGQADSYERKVEICTKAYRILTEQVGFPPEDIIFDPNIFAVATGIEEHNGYGVAFIEATRTIRETLPHAHISGGVSNLSFAFRGNEPVREAMHAVFLFHCIQAGMDMGIVNAGQLAVYDEIPAELRELCEDVVLNRRDDSTERLLEAAERFKTGASAQAKTADLSWREAPVAKRIEHALVNGITEYIVADTEEARQGVERPLHVIEGPLMAGMNVVGDLFGAGKMFLPQVVKSARVMKQAVAYLEPYMEAEKLANGGDGKRQAAGKVLMATVKGDVHDIGKNIVGVVLACNNYEIIDLGVMVPAAKILETAKREQVDIVGLSGLITPSLDEMVHVAGEMEREGLDVPLLIGGATTSRVHTAVKIHPAYAKGQAVYVTDASRAVGVVSSLISKETRGPTIEKVRAEYAKVADAHKRSEVDKQRLPLAKARANPFKIDWSGYKPAKPTFTGARVYGSYEVADLVPYIDWTPFLQTYEFKGRFPAILDDPEQGAAARALYEDAQEMLKQIVAERWFNPKAVIGFWPANSVGDDIALFTGESRSERLATFHGLRQQLSKRDGRANTCLSDFVAPAETGIADYIGGFVVTAGLEEVRIAERFERANDDYRAILVKALADRIAEAFAERMHERVRREFWGYAAAETYAPEELMKEDYAGIRPAPGYPAQPDHTEKTTLFDLLKAESRIGVKLTESYAMWPGSSVSGIYIAHPDAHYFGVAKVERDQVEDYAVRKGMDVREVERWLGPILNYDPARYLAQAAE; this is encoded by the coding sequence ATGACCGCTTTTGCCCCCGTCGACGGCACCGAGATCGCCCAGGCCCTGCGCCAGCGTGCGGCGGAAAAGATCCTCGTCCTCGACGGGGCGATGGGCACGGTGATCCAGCGGCTCAAGTACTCGGAAGAGGATTTCCGCGGCGATCGGTTCAAGGAGCACGGCCACGATCAGAAGGGCAACAACGACCTGCTGATCCTGACGCAGCCCGACGCGATCCGGCAGATCCATCTCGACTACTTCCTGGCCGGCGCCGACGTCTGCGAGACCAACACCTTCTCGGGCACCACCATCGCCCAGGCCGATTACGGCATGGAATCGATCATCCACGAGCTGAACGCCCAGGGCGCGCGGCTCGCCCGCGAGGCCGCCAAGCTCGCCGAAGAGAAGGACGGCCGCCGCCGCTTCGTGGCCGGCGCCATCGGCCCGACGAACCGCACCCTGTCGATCTCGCCGGACGTGAACGATCCGGGCTTCCGGGCGGTCACCTTCGATCAGGTCAAGCAAGCCTATGTCGAGCAGATCCGCGGCCTGATCGACGGCGGCGCCGAGTTGATCCTGATCGAGACGATCTTCGATACGCTCAACGCCAAAGCGGCGGTGGCGGCGGCGTGGCAGGTCTTCGACGAGACCGGCATCCGGCTGCCGATTCAGATCTCCGGCACGATCACGGATCTCTCGGGCCGCACCCTGTCGGGCCAGACGCCGGCGGCCTTCTGGCATTCCCTGCGCCATTCCGAGCCGCTGACCTTCGGCCTCAACTGCGCGCTCGGCGCCCGCGAGATGCGCGGCCACATCGCCGAGCTGTCGCGGATCTGCGACACCCTGGTCTGCGCCTACCCGAATGCCGGCCTGCCCAACGAATTCGGCCTCTACGACGAGAGCCCGGAGGCGATGGGCAAGCTGGTCGGCGAGTTCGCCGAATCCGGCCTCGTCAACATGGTCGGCGGCTGCTGCGGCACCACACCGGACCATATCCGCGCCATCGCGGAGGCGGTCGCCGGCAAGGCGCCGCGGCCGATCCCCGAGGTGCCGCGCCTGATGCGGCTCTCGGGCCTCGAGCCCTTCGTGCTCACGCCGGAAATCCCCTTCGTGAACGTCGGCGAGCGCACGAACGTCACCGGCTCGGCCAAGTTCCGCAAGCTCATCACCAACGGCGACTACGCGGCGGCGCTGGACGTCGCTCGCGATCAGGTCGCGGCCGGCGCCCAGGTGATCGACGTCAACATGGACGAGGGCCTGCTCGACTCGCAGAAGGCGATGGTCGAGTTCCTGAACCTCGTCGCGGCCGAGCCCGACATCGCCCGGGTGCCGGTGATGGTCGATTCCTCGAAGTTCGAGGTGATCGAGGCGGGCCTGAAGTGCATCCAGGGCAAGCCGATCGTGAACTCGATCTCCATGAAGGAGGGCGAGGAGAAGTTCATCGAGGCCGCCAAGGTCTGCCGCTCCTACGGGGCTGCCGTGGTGGTGATGGCCTTCGACGAGCAGGGTCAGGCGGATTCCTACGAGCGCAAGGTCGAGATCTGCACGAAGGCCTACCGGATCCTGACCGAGCAGGTCGGCTTCCCGCCCGAGGACATCATCTTCGATCCGAACATCTTTGCCGTCGCCACGGGTATCGAGGAGCATAACGGCTACGGCGTTGCCTTCATCGAGGCGACCCGCACGATCCGCGAGACCCTGCCGCATGCCCACATCTCGGGCGGCGTCTCGAACCTGAGCTTCGCGTTCCGCGGCAACGAGCCCGTGCGCGAGGCGATGCACGCGGTGTTCCTGTTCCACTGCATCCAGGCCGGCATGGATATGGGCATCGTCAATGCCGGCCAGCTCGCCGTCTACGACGAGATCCCAGCGGAGCTGCGCGAGCTGTGCGAGGACGTCGTCCTCAACCGGCGCGACGATTCCACCGAGCGCCTGCTGGAGGCCGCCGAGCGGTTCAAGACCGGGGCCTCGGCCCAGGCCAAGACCGCCGACCTGTCCTGGCGCGAGGCCCCGGTGGCCAAGCGCATCGAGCACGCGCTGGTCAACGGCATCACCGAGTATATCGTGGCCGATACCGAGGAGGCCCGCCAGGGCGTCGAGCGCCCGCTCCACGTCATCGAAGGGCCGCTGATGGCCGGCATGAACGTGGTCGGCGACCTGTTCGGCGCGGGCAAGATGTTCCTGCCGCAGGTGGTCAAGTCCGCCCGCGTGATGAAGCAGGCGGTTGCCTATCTCGAGCCCTACATGGAGGCCGAGAAACTGGCCAATGGCGGCGACGGCAAGCGGCAGGCTGCCGGCAAGGTGCTGATGGCCACCGTGAAGGGCGACGTCCACGATATCGGCAAGAACATCGTCGGCGTCGTGCTGGCCTGCAACAACTACGAGATCATCGATCTCGGCGTGATGGTGCCGGCCGCCAAGATCCTGGAGACCGCCAAGCGCGAGCAGGTCGACATCGTCGGCCTGTCCGGCCTGATCACCCCGTCGCTGGACGAGATGGTCCATGTCGCGGGCGAGATGGAGCGCGAGGGGCTCGACGTCCCCCTGCTGATCGGCGGCGCCACCACCAGCCGGGTCCACACAGCGGTGAAGATCCACCCGGCCTACGCCAAGGGGCAGGCGGTCTACGTCACCGACGCGAGCCGGGCGGTCGGTGTGGTCTCGAGCCTGATCTCGAAGGAGACCCGCGGGCCCACGATCGAGAAGGTGCGGGCCGAGTACGCCAAGGTCGCCGACGCCCACAAGCGCTCGGAGGTCGACAAGCAGCGGCTGCCGCTGGCCAAGGCCCGCGCCAATCCGTTCAAGATCGACTGGTCGGGCTACAAGCCGGCCAAGCCGACCTTCACCGGCGCCCGGGTCTACGGCTCCTACGAGGTCGCCGACCTCGTCCCCTACATCGACTGGACGCCGTTCCTGCAGACCTACGAGTTCAAGGGCCGCTTCCCGGCGATCCTGGACGACCCCGAGCAGGGCGCTGCCGCCCGCGCCCTCTACGAGGACGCGCAGGAGATGCTGAAGCAGATCGTGGCGGAGCGCTGGTTCAACCCGAAGGCGGTGATCGGCTTCTGGCCGGCCAACAGCGTCGGCGACGACATCGCGCTCTTCACCGGCGAGAGCCGGTCGGAGCGGCTCGCCACCTTCCACGGCCTGCGCCAGCAGCTCTCGAAGCGCGACGGGCGCGCCAACACCTGCCTGTCGGACTTCGTGGCGCCGGCCGAGACCGGCATCGCCGACTACATCGGCGGCTTCGTGGTGACGGCCGGCCTTGAGGAGGTGCGCATCGCCGAGCGGTTCGAGCGGGCCAACGACGATTACCGGGCGATCCTGGTGAAGGCGCTCGCCGACCGCATCGCCGAGGCCTTTGCCGAGCGCATGCACGAGCGGGTGCGCCGGGAGTTCTGGGGCTACGCGGCTGCGGAGACCTACGCCCCCGAGGAGCTGATGAAGGAGGATTACGCCGGGATCCGCCCGGCCCCGGGCTACCCGGCCCAGCCCGACCACACCGAGAAGACGACTTTGTTCGACCTGCTGAAGGCCGAGAGCCGGATCGGCGTGAAGCTCACCGAATCCTATGCCATGTGGCCGGGCTCGTCGGTGTCGGGGATCTACATCGCCCACCCGGACGCGCATTATTTCGGCGTCGCCAAGGTGGAGCGCGATCAGGTCGAGGATTACGCCGTCCGCAAGGGCATGGATGTCCGCGAGGTCGAGCGCTGGCTCGGGCCGATCCTCAACTACGACCCGGCGCGGTATCTGGCGCAGGCCGCGGAGTAG
- a CDS encoding ArsR/SmtB family transcription factor, with the protein MSFERRQEAGSIPFPEVLGVLRAAAEETRLRILALLAEGELSVSDLTDILGQSQPRISRHLKLLVEAGLVERHREGAWAFFRLSGARAGLADPLLSGLDRTAPPLSEDHARLDAVRAQRAETAQTFFARLAPKWDELRSLHVPEATVEAAVLDALGDRPIGSLIDLGTGTGRMLGLLAPLAGRATGLDSSHAMLSVARANLERQGLTRVDLRQGDIHAPPFARASFDLVVVHQVLHYLDDPARALRGAARLVAPGGRLLVVDFAPHELEFLRTTQAHRRLGFSADQVSGWLTETGLDTVATRDLAPREAGQLTVTLWLAQDGLADIDTEQPQRAVA; encoded by the coding sequence ATGTCTTTCGAACGCAGGCAAGAGGCGGGTTCGATCCCATTTCCGGAGGTGCTCGGCGTTCTCCGGGCGGCGGCCGAGGAGACGCGCCTGCGCATCCTGGCGCTGCTCGCCGAAGGGGAGCTTTCGGTCTCGGATCTCACCGACATCCTCGGCCAGTCGCAGCCGCGGATTTCGCGCCACCTCAAGCTTCTGGTGGAAGCCGGGCTCGTCGAGCGCCACCGTGAAGGCGCCTGGGCGTTCTTCCGGTTGTCCGGTGCCCGCGCCGGGCTGGCCGATCCGCTCCTGTCGGGACTCGACCGCACGGCGCCGCCTCTGTCGGAGGATCACGCCCGGCTCGACGCCGTCCGGGCGCAGCGTGCCGAGACCGCGCAGACCTTCTTCGCGCGGCTGGCACCCAAATGGGACGAGTTGCGCTCCCTGCACGTGCCCGAGGCGACCGTCGAGGCGGCGGTCCTCGACGCGCTGGGCGACCGCCCGATCGGCAGCCTGATCGATCTGGGCACCGGCACCGGCCGGATGCTCGGCCTGCTCGCGCCGCTCGCAGGCCGCGCCACCGGGCTTGATTCGAGCCATGCGATGCTGTCGGTCGCCCGGGCCAATCTGGAACGACAGGGCCTGACGCGGGTCGACCTCCGACAGGGCGACATTCACGCGCCGCCCTTCGCCCGGGCGAGCTTCGACCTCGTGGTGGTGCATCAGGTGCTGCATTATTTGGATGACCCGGCCCGGGCGCTGCGCGGCGCCGCGCGGCTCGTGGCGCCGGGAGGCCGCCTCCTGGTGGTGGATTTTGCGCCGCACGAGCTGGAGTTCCTGCGCACGACCCAGGCCCATCGCCGGCTCGGCTTCTCCGCCGATCAGGTTTCCGGCTGGCTCACGGAGACCGGCCTCGACACGGTCGCGACCCGCGATCTGGCACCGCGCGAAGCGGGCCAGCTCACCGTGACCCTCTGGCTGGCTCAGGACGGGCTGGCCGACATCGACACAGAACAGCCTCAGCGCGCCGTCGCCTGA